In the Heptranchias perlo isolate sHepPer1 chromosome 4, sHepPer1.hap1, whole genome shotgun sequence genome, ctccattgaaggtcaagggAAGATGACTGGTCTTTCTCTTGATCGAGACAGTCATTATCGGGCCCTTAGGTGGCACAAGTGTTACCTGCAATAtgtcagccgaagcctggatatTATCAAGGTCCTCCTTTAGGCTGGCAAGGGCTACTTCATTATTGGACGAGTTAGGAATgcagctgaacactgtggaatcatcagtgagCAATCCCACTCCTGATCTTATAACAGAAAGAAGGCCattgatggaggaggttacagagacagggaggggcgaggacatgagggatttgaacatgaagattggaattttaaaatcaaggcaaggCATTGGTGGGTCAGGAGCCAACCTAGGATAGCGAGCACTGGGGTAATgggtaaacaggacttggtgcaagttagaatatgggcagcagagttttggatgagctcaagtttatggagggtggaagatgggaggccggccaggagagcattggaataatcgagactggagggggaaaaaaagtatgGATgcgagtttcagcagcagatgagctgaggcaggggtgaagaTGGACAATATTACAGAGGCAAAAGTAGGCGAACTTTGTGACagagaggatgtggggtcggaagctcagcaaagggtcaaataggatgccgaggttgtgaacactctggtttagcctgagacagtggccagggaggggaatggaattggtctgtagggaacagagtttgtgggggggaccaaagacaattgctttacaatgtttaattggaggttaTTTTGGCTTATCCAGGACTGCGTGTCGGAtaaacagtctgacaacagaggcagtgaagggtcaagataggtggtggtgaggtagagctggctgGGTGTTGTCACTGGCTGAAtgggaatctgacattgtgttttcagatgatgtcgctgagggtcagcatgtagatcagaaataggaggggccaaggatagatccttgggggactccagaggtaacagtgcagggacaagaagagaagccattgcaggggattttctggttacgactggataggtaagagtggaagcagataagggcagtcccacagagctgaacaatggaggagaggcgttggaggaggatgatgcggtcaaccgtgtcaaaggctgcagagagattaAGAAGGCTGGGGAGGAATAGTGCATCACagacacagtcacataggatgtcagaTGTGACTGATTGGGGCCATTTCAGTCCTGTAGCAGGGGCAGAAAACTATTTGAAGAGTTACGGGAAAGattggcatggatttgggaggcgagaacatgttcaaggactttggagagggaagggagtttggagatggggtggtagtttgcaagaacagtgGGGTCAAGGgttggttttttgaggaggggtgatgGCGGCGGATTTGAACGGGAGGTGGACATGTCcaaaggagagggaaccgtttacaatttcagctagcatgagggccaggaagggaagttaggaGGTCAGCAGTTTAGTTGGAATGGGGTCGAGTGAGCAAAAGGTGGGTCTCAtgcacaagatgagcttggagagggcatgaggggagataggagagaaactagagaaagatgtgagtttagggctagggcaggggggaaccttggcttggtgggctaagggaagggagggaagcggctgaGGCagttgaacggatggtctcaatcttagtgacaaagaagtccatgagctcctcgtacgtgttggaggtgagggcggcctctccaccctcaccaccaacaCCAAGTGCGATGTGATTGTGACCGTGATGCACTATCCCTCCCCAgccttcttgacctctctgcagcctttgacactgttgaccacaccatcctcctccaacgcctctgctCCATTgttcaggagagtgggattgaagaagatggttggtagtggagaagagaaggcgggggttatctttgcattccaggatgattctggaatagtgagcagtttggcagaggagagcagggcccGCTAGTgcttgaggtggtgctgccagacCTGGAGATGAATTGCTCAACCTGTTGTGCATCATAAACATTCAAATCTACATCCCCTGGGCTtaagggagcaaagatgggggctCCAATAAGGGGAAggaccagggtgggagagagagtaagggttttaatgggaacaagggcatcaaaggtggatgtGAGGGTGTGAGCAGATCGATAGTTGTAGAACTATCATGGCGAATGGCTGGACAGTTGGGagtttgtaagtgacttgggctaCCTAATCTTTCAGGAACTACACCCTTCCCCTGTAGAATTCCCGTTCAAATCTCCTTTGCCTTGCTACCTCTGTCCaagccttcaaaagcctcctaaaagCTTCTCTCATTCACCATTGCCTTCAATCTCCCTCCCCTAATTCTTTCACATCTTGCTCAATGTCCACCCTCTTTTAAAACACTGTGTGCTCTTAAAATGTATTTCATTTCAGAATTTGTCATGTGAGAAACTGTATATATTTAagttggttttgttgtatttaaaTGATGCTATTGTAGAATTCTGATTTGCTCTGAAAGTCAGTTTACAAACTAGAGAAGTGTATATAATGGTTACCTGGTCCATATGCCAGAAAGAATCCTTTCATATCCATCAAATCATTGTCATAGCCATGCCATCCATGCTGCCAACCCTTTTTGCTCTCTGTTTCATTGGCCCAATAAGGCAACTTTTGTATATTCTGAAAGAAAAACACCTGTGACCTTGAACTGCTGGGGAATAGTCATAAGATGAAACTAATCTTTTACAGTGAAACTCATTGTAAACATACACTGGAAGAAATATAACTAAAGTTCTATTCATTTTGCAAGCTATGTGAAGTTATTTTTCCCCAGGAAAACTCCATTTCCAAAAGTCTGACCTTGGCCACACTGTTAGATAGTCATTTGTTTTCAGCAACAATTGGGAATAATAGATAGCGTCTTCCTAAGGTTAGATGCCTCTTACTAAGGAAGAGAATAAATTAACGGGAACAAACTGAAAATGTTATTTTGAGCAGATCCATCTGGATTTTGAGTGTGCGTCTGATGATTTCTAAAATGGACACTGGACAACAAAAGTCTGTTTTTAAAGTAAAAGTTTAAACGGTGgtgtaagttttttttcttttaatatccCAGACTGGTTTAACAGACTAAGCTCCCTCTATTTCCCTAGTGAGGGTAATTCAGATTTCATATCTGCGTAAATGTAGTTACCTTTAACTGTAAAGATGACCGATTTGAAACAGTATTAAGTGAAACTAATCAAGACTGAGCTTTATGATCAGGGGCGAATTGTGAAGCCTAATAGTCTTCTCCCAGAATGTTATGGGACAGATTTTTCTGTTCCTGCATCTACACATATCGGCGCACAGAGGGAAATCAGGTGAGGAGGATTGCACACCACTAACAGAGTTCCACCCCCTCAGATTTTCATTACAGagtatttgcagcacagaagcaggccattcggcccaacagatctatgctggtgttcatgctccacatgagcttcctccatccatttaaattaatggagtgAAAATCAGGTGGGCTTCTTTACGAACATGCTACCCTCCTCACCCGATTTTCCTCTATGCGTTGGGCccaggagatggaacaggaaaatctgctccAAAGGCTATACTAAAAATAATGTCACAACCAGCGATTAATGTGAGAATAATGTGGCACTATGAAAAGTTACTTTTAACACCTAACTCACTCGATGTGGTCCTAACAACCACCTACTTTAACTCCATCTACAACGGTGACTTTCTTTCTCATATAACTTCCACGCTTATTAGTCCTTCTTTCTTGCTGATTAGAATCAACAGTGTTCAAACTTAAATATATTAAGCCAGTACAAAATGTTACTACAGAAAAGCTGACCAGAGTCAGAAATGCCTCTGCTTAAGTTTCTGATTAAGCTTTACGATTGAGCTATGCAAACATGTCCTGAAAATTGTCAGAGTCCAATTAATTTTATCTTATAGAAATTCCTCTCTTATGCACTTTCAAGTCTGAGAATATTAGCAGGGCTGCATACAGTTGCTGATAATTCTGTCTAAAGAATTTGACTGTACAATGTTATCAGCCACCAATACCAAGGAAAAGAAATCTTATTTTGTCTCAGTTACATCATCACTTCTGTTAATATAATTTCAGTAATGTTTCACATGGCAGTACCAATATCAAATGAAGGAATTTGAAACAACTGACCAATAAGTCAAATACTTCATACAAGTTGATGAATTCTCCTACATCTTAATCTTAAACGGTAGTTCTGACAGACAAACTAATCAGCTAATTTATGAAAAGCAACATTTTATGATGTGCAGGGACTTCCCAGTGATGTGAATATTGGAAATGGAATGCACAGACTGAATACAAACCTGTCAAAGATTTTATAGCTTACAAAATGATTTTATTGTACCTCGATAATGAACCATCCTTGTTCAGCAAGCAGAGTAAGTGGTGCGACAAACTTGCCACCTTTATAATGATATCGGTCTGGAATTTCATCTTTCTTGTAGACGCTCATCCCCTTTGCTTTTTTCAAGCTGCTGTACACCTGGTGAGATCAAAGAGATTATCTTGATAATATACAGTTGATTGACCTCATTTGGAATACCTTCATCGAGCTGAAACTCCTACCATTGATAAAAAAAAGCATTAGTAATGATTTACAAAATGAACGATTTCAATTCAGAACAGTTATAATTGCAGGGTAATCAGTTTTTGTTTCTGCACGATATTCAGTCCtgcaataaaaactagaagggaaGCGAGTTCAACATTGTGAAAATCAGTTGGGTTGTGTGATATGAAAAGTCAACAGCAAATTCCAAACAGCTGCTAGATGCTTTTATAAGATTGGGGAGCTGGCTTTAAAGGGATTTTAAATCTTCTTTATTCTTTGTTCACAAATAAATGAGAAATTGAATGTAAAATTGGCTGACATTTTACTATTTACATAAAAAAAAGTATTATAGGTTTGGCCCAAAAGGCAAGGCCACTGATGATAAAGACCTGCAGCATTATAATGATCTGATCTCAAGagcgtacaatttttttttactcacgtGATACAAATTTATTTCGTCTGTCAAGAAATTCACATTACAATCTTCACATAGATCCCCCCCAATGGCTTAATGTGCTGGCTGTTGTGATACTGAGTTATACAGACCAGAAAAGTTCCAGGTTTGACTCTTGTTCTGTACTGGGCAATAGTTTTCTCAAACCTATGTAAAATCACCAATTCTGCACACCTAGCAAGGAGCCACGCTTAAAGGGAGTGTGGTATTGTAACCCTGCGTACTCTTCTAGTGCGTTACCCCGCTGAGAGCATGGGATTGCCAAATTTACCCAACACAGATCAAATTGACTAAGTTTAGAATCTATCCACAGATGCCTTGTAGTTATACACTGCAATGGCTTTATTGCTTACCTCATTCAGTTTCCCTTCTTTAGGCCATAGGCTCACCACAGACCCTCGATCCATCATGGTCAATACATCCGACATGTTTATATACTTATCGAGTTCAATGACCTTCTCCATCCAGGAAATGTTAGTCATTCCATGGTCCGAAAACAGAATAACATTCAAGTCTTTCTGGAGACCTTCCGCCTGTGAATGTGTAAAAGAGTAAGTTCTGGGTTTGGTTTAACTTTCAATTTGTTACAAGAAGAATTTATAAACAATTTATAGCAATTTTACTGCCTCTCGCAGAACTGTATCCAAAAATATTAGAGAGAAAATCGTTGTGAACATTTTCAGGATTAAGGCTCCTTTTCTCTGTTTATTTGTAAAGTGCATCATCTCAAAGTGTCACATAGCATGCAGCTGGACTTGATACGTGCTGGAGGCAGGTGAGGTTTCACACTGCTGCGTATACTCTAGTGCAAGCCATGCCCCAGTTCTAGTGCATGTCCTGCATCAAAGCCCAGCAGTTTTTCCTCAGGTCTCTGGCGCATAGCCTGCACTTGCAGGACCACCTGAGAAAGGCTGCCCAGTGACACTAGCCATGCTGCAGCTGGAGTGCACAGGTCTTTCTTAAGCTTCCAATTTTAACGTTTAGAAAAACTTCAGGGTGTCACTGCACCACTTTCCTGCACGTGCGTTTTTCAGTATGGATGTGCAGAGCTCTGGTTTTCCCTCACTCCACTGCAGTACAAGCAGGCAGTGAAACGATGGCTGGCCATTCACATTGCTGCTCCACAGAAACCTGATACTGCGTCATTTCAAATAGAAGCAGTCCTGTAATACAATGGGGCCTCAATGCCTTGGAATCTGCATCTTCATTGCATGTAAGCTCAGTGAGATGTAAAAAAATCCCAACTTGAGTCATACTGGTTTTAGTCTGTCAGCATATGTTAAGGTCTGGTCCAACTGTCACTAATAGCAAACTATTTCTCTAATCAAAACAAGCAGCATGATTTAAGTTAACTGGATCTGTTCCATCCAATAATGGGCTCGTTATTAAATCACGAGCAAATACTTAGTGTTATGTCGAACCTACACTGGAATATGTGAACTGACATTGTTAACAACTACTTTTAATTAAAAcaaatcccaaggtgcttcacaaatatGCATAATGAAAACAGATGCTGAGCCAGGAAGGAAGAGATGAGGACGGGTGACTGAAAATTAGGTCGAAGAGATGggctttgagaaggtttttaaggtgaagagagaggtggagtttAGGGAGAACATTCCAAAGAATAGGAATAAGGCATCTCTGCCACCAAGTTTGAGGCAAAGGGAGTGAAAGGATGCACAGATGGCCGAAGCCAGAGGAAAGTAGTGTTTGGAAGGAGATGGCAGAGATGGGATAGGGCAAGGCCGCAGAAGGATTTATGGACAAGAACAAGGGCTCTGAACTGAATGTATTAGAggcagggagccagtgtaggtcagggaAGGGGAGTACTTAATGCAGGACAGAATAGGTACACCAGAGCTTTGACCAAGTTGGAGTTTatagagttgtaaacaattttacaacaccaagttatagtccagcaattttattttaaattcacaagctttcggaggcttcctccttcgtcaggtgaacgatgtgaaaatcattATAGAGAGGGAAGGATGGAAGGCAAGCAAGGAGAGCATTAGAGTAATTGAGTCTGGAAATGACGAAGGAACGTGCAAACGTTTCACCAGTGGAAGGGTTGAGGTAGGGGTGAAAGAGGACAATAGCGCAGAGAGACAATTGtgtaagcggtcttggtgatggataggatgtggggtttaaagTTCAGCTCAAAGTCAAAAAGGATGTCAaaattgcaaatggtctggttcagcatcaGAGAATAGTTAAGGGAGGGGAGTTTGAGGCAGGGGCCAAAGATGTTGGCTTTAGTCTTCCTGATGTTGAACTGGAGGAAACTGTGACTCATCCAGGACTTGATGGAGGGAATCAGGGGGGAGGTCAAGGAtgttggagaggtagagctgggtattatCAGTGTACATGAGAAAGCTGACTCTGTacctgtggatgatgtcaccgacaGGCTgtatgtagataaggaagagagGTGTTTCctgaagattgtaaacaattttacaacaccaagttatagtccagcaattttatttcctGAAGATGCCAGTGTTGGGAGGAAAGAAAAGTAATTGATGGAGATTCTGGAATAACACCTAAAGTAGCCTTATTTTCTGGATTGCCATTTTATGCACTGCAGTAAATAGGGTTAACATTACTAACAGTCTGAAAATAAATTTTATTATGCTTAGCCGTCCCTGATTAGAAGCTGGTGTGAATCAGGGACAGGTCTGTGTAGGTTCACAATAATGGGATGATGACTTTCCATTGCTGCCTATACTCTCACATTCACTGTCCAAATGAATATTAATCAGGTGACTGAACTCCTGCAATTTAACAAAGTACAACAATTCACAAATGAATCTAACAATTGCAAGCGCATCAAAAGCATGTGCACAACATGCCAGTTTTACATTGAACAATAAGGAATGATATCGTCAAACTGACAGCACATTGTATTTAGGAAAGCAGTGAGACCACATTGAGGGGCCAGTCTCACACTGCTTCAGCTCTGCGCCGGCTGCAATACAATTGCAAATGGTGCAAAGCAAATTTTAAACAATTCCCCTTGAGCTCTTTGCTGGCATTAAAAATGTAATTAGCATTTAGACTCGAGTACAGAGTTCCACTTGCTTGAACAAACGGTGATGTGATGCTGACAGTATCAGGGGTCTGCTGGTATCACATCACTTTAAGGAAGTACCATTCTCAAAACAATATTTGCTGTATAACAACAGCATTATAAAGGTTTATATCATCATTTCATTTCCAAGTAAGCTCTATTGGGTGTTTTtcttggctgcatatagtgatactactattcccggccagaatggagatgattgggtaattcccccatcaatcactcctgctgtaagtgactgggattgattttacggacATAGTTTGTAAATaattatcctccactcactgcattttgctggagaaatcaccctgcttctATCGGGAGATCTTGCTGTGGTTTCAGTCATGagtcctgtttgctgtagttcatagagactgttttttaaatagactctgcagactgtttgctgtagtgtgctgtttaaataaactttgtttgctgagtaaatagactttgtttgctgtgagtcttgccgtaagtcccgccctgcctccaactcattgactgacatggtgtaactcactgactgacacagtggtgtcaatagacacgctGATTTTTCTTCTTCCCAATAACGAATTTTACTGTATTTCAATATCTAATTAATCACAAATTTATAATTAGTCACTAATGTACAATAGGTTTACATCTTTTACTCTGaggaattattaaaaaaaacatgttaaGTGAAGGAATGAGCATAAGGGGTGTAATTTTGATCTTGTGTGATAGCATAAAACAGGTGACTTGAATGaaacattgacttcaatggaaataaaaatggagagAGATGTAAGATGGACTGCTGACTCACTATCATCCGATTTACACTATCTCACAAAGTCATGATCTACCcccaaggagtccaaaactatgcTGGTATGTCCACTGATTGATTGAAAAAAAGTCAGTCTCCCAAGAAGTATAATTTTGCAGACAAAGCAGTCAGTATATATATATACCAACAGCGGGCACTTCTCTCACCTTAATTTTCATGTTCATTTttcttaaagtctcatccaatgTTTTGGTGGCTTTCTTCCTCTGCACTGACCAAGGGCCAAAGTGGTGGCCTTCGATATCATTGCGCTCATAGTACACTGCGGCCATGTCTGCTTTCCCCTGCCTAATCAGAAAACAAGACACGGTTAATTAATGGCGGCCCCTTCTTTAATAGGTACAATTCAAGTTCCCATTCATAAATCTGTTTCATTTTTGGCACTGTTGCAAAATTTTAAATGACTTGGTCGCtctccctggtatggccctcatctccgctcccttaagtccaaggggcgCAGACTTGAATGCGTATGACGGACAACTGATTTAGCtttgtgacatcatccaaaaacacaataggtttcacgtgtacgctgacgacacccagctctacctcaccatcacttacctcgacccctccactgtctctgatttgtcacactgcttgtccaacattcagtactggatgaccaaaaatttcctccaactaaatattgggaagaagattgtcttcagtccccgtcacaaactccgttccctagcccacgactccatccctctccctggccaatgtccaAGGCTGAACCAcatcgttcgcaaccttggcatcctatttgaccctgagatgagcttctgaccacatatccgctccagcaccaagaccgtctacttccatctccgcccctgcctcagctcatccgctgcaacctttgttgcctctagactcgactattccaatgttgtcctggctggcctcccatattccacactccgtaaacttgagcttatccataactctgctacctgtatcctaactcagccatggctcagtagatagcactctcatctctaagtctggaggtgatgggttcaagtcccactccagagatttgagcacaaaatctagactgaaactcccagtgcagtactgagggagagccatctttcagatgagacattaaaccgaggccccgtctgccctctcaggtggacataagaaaatcccacaacactattcaaagaagagcaggggatttctccctggtgtcctgcctaATATTTCTCccttaaccaatatcactaaatatcagatgatctggtcattatgacattgctatttatggcatcttgctgtgcataaattggctgctgcgtttcctacattataacagtaactacacttcaaaagtacttcattcaatgtaaagtgctttgggacgtcctgacgttgtgctcgctaacctacattggctcccggtttgggaatgcctcgattttaaaattctcatccattttttcaaatccctccatggcctcgcccctccttatctctgtaacctcctccagccctacaaccctccgagatctctgcgctcctccaattcttgcctcatgcgcatccctgattttaatcactccaccattggcggccgtgccttcagctgcctaggccctaagctctggaattctcttcctaaacctctccgcctctctacctctccctcctcctttaagatgctccttaaaacctacctctttgatcaagctcctAATAACATTttaagtggctcagtgtcaaattttgtttgataatcactcctgtgaagcgcctcggaacattttaccacattaaaggcacaatataaatgcaagttgttaattttGGAAATGCTTGAAAAATGGCGGAAGGGGCCAGCCCCCACTGGCACATTTTAAAAACAACTACAACAATCAGGTCTGTATGAGAATTTTACAATGCACAAAAAGAGGCACAGACCTGATGTAACCATGACCCTCTTGGTTTGTGGCACCGGAAATGAGTGAAATGCTAAAATCACAACCGAATAATGGAGGTTGTAAAGGGATATATCCAAGAGAAAACCCTTTATAAATTTGGCATCATTCATAGAACTTGGGTCATTGTGATAACTTGCAATTCATCATTTCCTGATTTGGAATTATTAAATCCCTTAATCATTCATATCGTGATTACATGAGCCCTAAAGTTCCTGTGGCCGCCTCCTGCGGGCAGATGGGCACTTCTGCCTGCCCCAAGGACTCGCCCTGAGTCCATCTCAAATCCTACTGTGACATCTTCAGTGCTACTGGGGTGCCCACCTCAGTggaggttgggtggggggggggggtgggaagaaccTTACCTTAGTGTAAGTGGGACAGATGGAATGGACAAAGATGAGAAGACAAATTTCACAACAACCTCCAATTCAAATTTGTGACTTTCCCAACGATAATCAGTCAGTCTACAGGGAATCCAACCTTTGGGCCCCACTTCTGCTAGGATCAGGTTCTCATATGCTAGTATACCTGCTTCATagcattgggggggtgggggttggcggggcgggggggggggggtgagggaggcagAACTGGCAACATTACCA is a window encoding:
- the enpp6 gene encoding glycerophosphocholine cholinephosphodiesterase ENPP6 isoform X2 yields the protein MIGNYMWDEKTNKTFLIGENEDSRLPMWWDASEPIWVTMMKKKRNVYMYYWPGCEVKIRSVEPTYCRRYYYYPSDGNFSTAVSDAIEALGQGKADMAAVYYERNDIEGHHFGPWSVQRKKATKTLDETLRKMNMKIKAEGLQKDLNVILFSDHGMTNISWMEKVIELDKYINMSDVLTMMDRGSVVSLWPKEGKLNEVYSSLKKAKGMSVYKKDEIPDRYHYKGGKFVAPLTLLAEQGWFIIENIQKLPYWANETESKKGWQHGWHGYDNDLMDMKGFFLAYGPDFRTNYKAAPIRVVDVYNVMCHVAGIDPLPNNGSWSQVESMLNNNAIVAHSAKVSVTVLTLTVAWILP